TACACTCTTTCGTTGATAAGTGGTAAATGGAAAATGGTTATACTTTACTGGCTTATTGAAGCACAACCAATTCGGTATAACGAGTTACAACGTCTTATCGGCACAATTACATACAAAACACTAAGTGTTCAGCTTAAAGAATTAGAAAATGATGGCTTAATAATACGCAAGGAATATCCTCAAATTCCTCCAAAGGTAGAATATTCTCTATCAGAAAAAGGACTTTCATTATATCCGGTACTTGAATCCATGTGTAAATGGGGTGAAAAAAATATGCCAAAATAGATTTTTTATTAAAACGAACATATGAAAATATACTTTACCTCATATTTTAACCTCAATTTCAACACCCGATTTGAATTCACCAATGACTTTATAATCAAAGACCGTTACCTTCTCAATAAGCCTCCTTACCAGCTGCTCATCAAATTCTGTAGACTCACTTGGCTGCTCGTTCAAGAAGGCTGTCATTTCAGCGATACAATGATCTATTGGGTTACAAATACTATAGGATCATCAGCAGGTATATATTATGAAAACACACATTCTTTGCCTCCAATGGGGCGTATAGATGTACCAACAGGTATAGCTCTTTTCCCGGCTGATATATTGTTGCCACCAAAAGAGTGGACTGAGCGCAATCTGAATATCACCCGCTTAACTACAATGCCTAGTGGAGGACATTTTACTGCCATGGAAGAACCTGAACTTCTAGCTGAAGAAATTCGGGTCTTCTTCAGACCATATAGAACTAAAACCAAAAAGTATATCAGTCCCATCAAACAAGCTTACAATAATCTTTTTCCTTTCAAACATTGTCACTCTTAAGTCCATCCTTCCACTTCTCCATAAAGTAATCCTTATTTTCAATGATGGCATTGAAGGTATTTATAAAAGTTTGGTATAAAACCCTATCATCAATGTGTTTTTTTTAACATAGAGGTTCATTTCTTTCCGAATTTTTTAAGATTAACTTGACAAAATTTTAAAATAAATGTTAATATAGTTAAGAAAATAAATTAATTTTATTAACTAATTGGAGGTGTATCATGAAAGAAATCAGTTCAATTTTTTCTCGTGTCTATAACAAAATTAT
This genomic window from Clostridium pasteurianum DSM 525 = ATCC 6013 contains:
- a CDS encoding winged helix-turn-helix transcriptional regulator; translation: MSMKEYKPIESLKNIPFGYTLSLISGKWKMVILYWLIEAQPIRYNELQRLIGTITYKTLSVQLKELENDGLIIRKEYPQIPPKVEYSLSEKGLSLYPVLESMCKWGEKNMPK